The Patescibacteria group bacterium DNA segment TGCACGCTGGCGCGCTTTAAATATTTTCCGGTCAGCTTGGTGGCAACCCAGCTTTGCTCGCCAGCGGCGGTATTAGCCGCGGCTTTGGCGATAAAAATCGTCTGGACTTTATATTCCTCGGCAGATCTTTCGTCTTCTTTATAGATCAGATGATAACCGAATTTTGTTTCGACTATGAAAGAAATGGTGCCTACTTTCTGCGGAAAAACCGCGTCTTCAAAAGGCTGAACCATCTGGCCTTGCCCGAACCAGCCGAGTTCGCCGCCGCTTTGGGCAGCGCCAGGTTCAGTGGAGTTCTTTTTCACCAATTGGGTAAAATTCTGCGGGGTGGCGATCTTGGCCAACTCCTTGATCTTGGCCAAGGCTTCTTCCTTGGTAGTCGTGGCCGCGCAGCCTTCCGAACCCTGATAACAGATCAGCAAATGGCTGGCCTTCACTTCCTTTTTCGGCTGATTGGTAATTTGATTGGTAGCCGCGCGCTTATCCAACAATTTAGCGATGATGTACCCTTGACTCGTTTCGACAATATCGGTCGCGGCGCCGATCTTCAAACCGGCCAGTTTTACCGCCAATTCCGGAGCCTTTCCCGCGTCAATCCAATTTCCGGCCGCGGTAGAACTGGCGCTTTCATTATATTGCGCGGCGATCTTGGTGAAATCGCCATTAGAAATAATTTTACCCAAAGCGGTTTCGGCTTTTTTCAAAGCCGCCGCGTTCTGATCTTTTATTTTTTGCGCCTCGGCCGCGGTCGATGACGGAGTTCCTTGTTCCTTGAATTCCAAGATCGGCGTCTCGCCGATGATCTTGATGGCTTCGTCGATATTCTTTACCCCGGCCAATTCCACCACGATCCGGTAATCTTCGCCGGCCGATTTCTGCACCTGGACCAATGGTTCGGAAACGCCATAAGCATTGACTCTTCTTTCAATGACATCGCGAACGCCTTGCGCCGCCGAGGCTTCATCGCCAACCGGCACCTGGGAAACATCAGCTTTATAGATCAGCTGGGTTCCGCCTTGCAAATCCAAACCCAGGCGGAAAGGCACGAATTTGGCATGAGGCAATTGTACGAAGTCGTTGGTTTTGCCGGCGAGCCAATCCGCTCCTTGATTGTAATAATTTCCAAAGGCGATCAAGCCGGCGGTAATGGTTAAGACCAGTAAAATAACCGCGAAGACCTGCCAGAGCTTGCCCTTAGTTGACGGTTGAAATAATTTCTTAAAAATGTTGTCGGCCATATATTTAATCAATGAGAATTTCCGCCAAAGGCGGATCAGCCCTTGGCTGAAAAAATTATAAATTATAAATATAACAAAAAATAAAAAGGATCGGTTGACACCCTTTAAACAAAAAGAATAACGCAAA contains these protein-coding regions:
- a CDS encoding peptidylprolyl isomerase; the encoded protein is MADNIFKKLFQPSTKGKLWQVFAVILLVLTITAGLIAFGNYYNQGADWLAGKTNDFVQLPHAKFVPFRLGLDLQGGTQLIYKADVSQVPVGDEASAAQGVRDVIERRVNAYGVSEPLVQVQKSAGEDYRIVVELAGVKNIDEAIKIIGETPILEFKEQGTPSSTAAEAQKIKDQNAAALKKAETALGKIISNGDFTKIAAQYNESASSTAAGNWIDAGKAPELAVKLAGLKIGAATDIVETSQGYIIAKLLDKRAATNQITNQPKKEVKASHLLICYQGSEGCAATTTKEEALAKIKELAKIATPQNFTQLVKKNSTEPGAAQSGGELGWFGQGQMVQPFEDAVFPQKVGTISFIVETKFGYHLIYKEDERSAEEYKVQTIFIAKAAANTAAGEQSWVATKLTGKYLKRASVQFDQNGQPEVSLAFDNEGGALFEELTGRNVGKPIAIFLDGEVISAPTVDTKISGGSAVITGNFTVAKANALSQSLNAGALPVPITLVSQQTVGATLGKVSVANSLQAGLWGVLLVALFMIFYYRLPGLVSVLALAIYSILLLAIFKVWGIMLLVLIAFVMIFFQLTGGALALALLGFVLLIIGCFTMPSLAQLPVTLTLPGMAGFILSIGMAVDANILIFERFKEELRYGKPAAKAIELGFNRAWLSIRDGHIATILTCLVLMFFSTSIVKGFAITLLFGVVMSLFSAITVTKNLLALLPEKWFGLSLMTGVKQKPTETENQITNK